In Deinococcus aerolatus, the sequence CTACCCCAGCGATGTTGATGACGAGACGTACCACTTTCTGCTGCCGTATCTGGCCCTGAGTCCAGAACACGCTCCACAGCGGAAATATCCCCTCCGAGACGTGTTGAACGCATTGTTCTGGATGAGCCGCACTGGAGCGCAATGGGAATATTTACCGCATGACTTTCCCCCGCCTGAGATCGTGCGAT encodes:
- a CDS encoding transposase → MTRRAYPSDVDDETYHFLLPYLALSPEHAPQRKYPLRDVLNALFWMSRTGAQWEYLPHDFPPPEIVR